The Antechinus flavipes isolate AdamAnt ecotype Samford, QLD, Australia chromosome X, AdamAnt_v2, whole genome shotgun sequence DNA window cctaataattagagaaacataaattaaagcaactttgagtTACTGCTTTACAGCTATCAGACTGACaaaaaatgatgttaaaaaaacaactgttgtagggaatatagaaaaaatagataCACTAGTGAATAGTTGAGGAAGCTGTGAATtagtccagccattctgaaaagcaatttgcaaCTAGGGAAGCTTAAAAAGTTATGGCTATATCATTAGTAGGTTCCACAACATCAAAGAATGTCAACAGGTATCTGTATGTGCAAAACCATTTATACTAGTATTTTGGGGATAGTCAAATATTGgtaacaaagaaggaaaatcttcctgtttggggaatgactaaataaattgtgatatgttaacataatagaatattattgtgaccTAAGATATGATGAAAGGGACAACTTCAGAAGAAACTAAAGTGACCtttgtgaactgatacagagtgaagagAGAACCAGCAGAATAATGTATGCAGtgataactttttaaacaaaaattattttaaaaggctgTTGAATTCTTATTGACATAATAACCTATCAGTACAAAAGAATTAAGACACAATTGCCATCTACCTCCAAACAGAGAGGGGTCATGAGCTTAAAGTACAGAAAAAggcatacatttttatacatggttaatatgagaatttattttgccaAATCATGTAGATATGTACTGAGgaatttgacttttgttttttattttaaatttgtacaatgtagaaataatttaattaaaactaCTTGTTACTTGAAAAATgtcatttagaaaagaaagagaaacatagaCAAAGGAAGATAGTTTTGAAGAGATCAGATAAGTAGAAATAGGTGAATAAAGAGACCTAGACAATGAAGATGAAGAGAACTAGAGAAATTGAtggttggagagacttagatggtGAGAAATATAGCAGAGATCTAGTCAGGATAATATTGATGGTTTCAGAGAACCATCCAGgttaaaatagataaatacaaataattatagaaagataaagacagtAAAAGAGACCTAATGAAAGTGAGATGGATAAGATACTTACATATGGAAAAATGTATGAATGGAGAATCCATTTCATATATGACAATGTTGATGTATGGAGGGACCTAGATGCTCACAGGCAGAATAATGAAAAGATTTAGAAAGGAATAAATTGCTAAATGCAGAAACAGACCATAGTTGGTAAAAGTTAGTCTATAGAAAATGGAAGGTTTGCACATGTAAACAATGAATGATTTATGATTGAAAAGGATAACAGAAAGATGAATGGAGGGACCTAGATAAAAGATCTTGTCAAGAAAAATGGCTTAAGAAAGACATAAATAcaaggagagagaatgaattgGAGATGGTGAGAAATAGATGATTGAAGGTTCCTAGActgagaaaaatagataaaatgatgAGAAATGGTTTAAAGAGACCTCAATGAGAAATATGGATAGTTGAAGAGATATAGGAAGATATGAACGAATGAAGAAACTTAGCAAGGATTGGATGGTTAAGGAGACCCAGAAGGCAGAAATGTATAAATGGAAAGATTAAGACATGGAGAGAGCAATGGTTGGAGAAAGCCAGACAGTGAGAGATGGATATGAGGTAAAATTAAGAGGAAGAGATTTTGTAGTGTAAGATGTGTGTAGTTGGAGAGACctaaacagtaaaaaaaaaaaaaagtgtgattgCAGGAACAAGGAGAAACAGATGGTAAAAGAGTATAAGATGAATGAATTCAGAGACTTAGAAAAGTAGAGAGGGGTGGTTGTGGAGAGGTTATTAGGGAAAATAGATGAATAGAGTGAATAAGACAGGAAAGAGACAGACGGAAAAACCTAGATAGTTATAGTTTGAAGAAAGAATGTatgtgaaggagggaaggagagtaggaaagagagaggagaagagacagaaaaagatagtggaaaagagaaacagagatagaaacagagagaggagagaaaggaagaggggagagagagtgagggagacaAAGAGGGACAGACACGcaaagggagaggggggagagagggagggagaagagacagacacaaagggagagagaggaagagagagatggggagagagagtggaagagagagaataatagaaagtgcaagaaagagaggaagagagaaaggaagacaggtggagagagaaaaatagtggaagaaagagagggagagagagagaaaaaaaagaggaagaaaggaagagagagaaaaataggggaagaaagaggaaaaaatagagaggataagagagagagaaagagaggggaaaaggaaagaaaaagagaggggggagagagagagagagaaagagaaagtggaagagagagaaaatcgagagtggaagagagaggggaaaaatagagagtggaagagaggaaaaaatagagagtggaagagagagagaaaagtagagaatggaagagagaaaaatagagaggggaagagagaaaaagagaaagcgggagagaaaaatagagagtggaagagagagagaatagagtgtggaagagagagagagacagagggacagagagagacagagacagagacggaggtagggaggggaagagagagagggagagagagagaaaaaaaagacagaaagaaagaaaaagaaagagacagagagagggaaggaggggaagagagtgggagagagaaaaagagagacggggagagagagaaaaatagagaatggaaaaaagagagagaggaagagagaaaaatagagagtagaagagaaaagagaagaaaaagaggaaaatagagagtggaagaaagagaaacatagagagtggaagggagagagaaaaatagagaaagggagagaaaaatagaagaagagaaaaagagagaaagaaaaagagagggaggaaaacagggggagagagaggaaaaaagagaagagcgagagaaaaagagggagagggaaaaaaagagggagagggagagagagaaaaagatgaagagagagagaagagaaaaagagtgaaagagagaaaactatagagtagaagagagggagagagagattaagagagagagaaaataatgttagagagagagagtggaagacagagggagaaggagggagagagagagaagagaagagaggaagagagacacaaaaaagggagagagagggaggcagagagacagaaaaaagacagggagagaggaagtgagtgtgagatggggagggagggagggagagaaaaaatgagagagagggaggaagagagagaaaaagatggagaaaggaagagagagaaaaggagggagagggagagagaaaagtgagaggaagagataagaaagagagaaaaagaaaaagaaagagagaaagaagaaagaaggaaagaaatatagagagtggaagagagagaggaagagagaaaagtgaaagagagtaggaaagagaaaaatatagagtgggactgagagagaagaaaagagagggtgagagggagagagatgaagagagaaagaaaaagagaagaagagagacagaaaacagacagggagggagggggagaaggggaaggaaggaagagagagagggagagagaaacagaggaagagagaggcaaagaaaagaagatagagaaaaagagacagagagagagatgagggagagaagagagagggagggagagagaaaatgaaagaaggagagagagaaaaagagagaaggagagagagggggaggaaaacagagggggagaaagaggggaaaaaagagaagagagagaaaaagagggagagggagaaaaagagggagagggagagagaaaaagaggaagagagagaaagatgaaaagacaaaaagaaaaggagaagaggaatagagtgaaaaagaaaaagagaggaagatggaggaagagagagaaagaaagaaggagaaggggaagagagaagagagagaaaaagaaaaagagataggggaagagagagaggaatagaaagaaaaagaaaaagagaggaaaatagagggaggaagagagaaaaagaaagaaggagagaggggaagagaggaatagagagaaaaagaaaagagagagggagagagaaaaagaaagagagggagaaagagtggaagacagaaaaaaatagagtggaagagagagagagggaggaagagagagagggagaaaggaagagagagagagggagagagggaggaatagagacaaaaaggagagaggggaagagagagaaaaagaaggaagagagaggaaaagagagaaatatagaaagtgaGAGGGAgagtggaagagaaagagaaagaaaggaaaagaaaagagatagaggaagagagaaaaagagtagaagagagagaaaattatagaatggaagagagagagagaagaagagagagagaactatagagtggaagagagagagaagggagaagaagagagagagggaaaaagaggaagaaaaaaagaggacagagagagaaggaaacacaggaagaggcagagaaaaagagagaggaagagaaagaaatatagagtggaagagagagaaagggagagaaagcgaggaagagagagagaaaaagaagaagagagggaaagatagcagatgcaaaagaggaagagagaaaggaagaaagagatgaagagagagggggaagagagagaggaatagaagagagaaaaagagagaggaagagagagagggaaaaagaggaagaaaaaaaagagagagagaaggaaacacaggaagaggcagagaaagagagaggaagagaaagaaatatagagtggaagagagagaaagggagagaaagcgaggaagagagagagaaaaagaagaagagagggaaagatagcagatacaaaagaggaagagagagaggaagaaagagatgaagagagagggggaagagagagaggaatagaagagagaagaagagagaaaaagaaaagaagaaagaggaagagagggagaaagagagaagaaaaagagagggggaagacagaggaatagagagaggaagaaagagatggaggaagagagagaggaagacagaaaaaaaagagaagaagagagggaaagaaagaaatatagagtgggagggagagtggaagagagagaggaagagagaaaaagaacgagaagaagagagagggggaaggaagggagaggggaagaaaaaagagaggaagagagacagaaaaaagagagagagggaggaagagagagaaaaagagaggaaaagaaacagaaaaaagtcagagagagggagggaggaagggagagaaaaagagaggaagagagacagaaaaaataaagggagggagagaaagaaagggagagagggagacagagaggggggaatagagaaaaagagagagggagacagagaaagaaagagagggactAAGAgcgggagagagagggaaagaaaaatatacagaGTGGGAGGGAcagtggaagagagaaagaaaggaagagagagaaaactatagagtgaaagagagggagagaggaagaaaagagaggaagagagagagaaaaaatacagagagaaaagagagagaaggaagagagacaaaaatagacagagagggaggaggagaggggcagagggaggtagagagagagggagagagacagagaagaagagagaaaaaagagacgagagggggaagagagagagggagggagggagagaagcagggagagcgagagaaaaagagagggaggaaaagagggggagagaggacaaaagaagagagagaaaaaagtgagagagagagagaaaaagagggaaagagaggaagaaagagaaaaagaggagagaggaatagagagaaaaagaagaaagaggaattgagtgaaaaagaaaagagagagaggaagatagagggaggaagaaagagaaggaggggggaagagagaggaaagagagaaaaagagagggaggaagagagaaaaaagatagaatggaagagagaggaagagagaaaaagaaaaagagaagagagagacagacacaggggaagagagggaaaaagaaaagaggtgaagagagaggggggagaaagggagagagacagacatacaggggaagagagagaaaaagaaaagaggggaagagaaggagagggaaaaagggagagatagaggggaataaagaaatgaagagagggaGTAAGAGAGGgcgaagagagggagagggaggaataaagaaagagagggaggaagagagaggaagagagaaatataaagagtggaagagagagtggaggaagagagatatgaaaagaaagaagaagagagagaaaaagagtagaagcgagagagaaaaagagggagaggaagagagaaaaatagagtgagaaaggggagagaggaaagagaggaagagagaaatatagaaagtgtAAGAGACGAAGAGAGTGTgtatgagggagggaaggagagggaaagaagaaaagagagaaaaaagatagtcgaagaaggagaggggggaggagagagacatgagagagagaagagtgagagagagacatagaaaaagagacataaaGGGAGAGCAGGAGGgagaagagacacagaaagagacacagagggagagaaggatagaaaaaggaagagagaaaaagagcaagagaggaagagaaaaaaaggggagagggaggaaaaaaggggggagaagagaaaggaaaaaaacaggaagaaagagggaggaagaaagaacgagagagagagaaaaaaaaagaaaagaggaagaaagggagagagagaaatgtagagagtggaagagagagggaataaaagagagcagaaaaaagaggaagagagagtggaagagagaaaaatatagagtggaagagagagaagaaggaagagggaaaaagaggaagaggagagagaaaaagagaagaggagagagggaaagatagaggaagagatagaaagggaaataagagaggaagaggaagacaggaagagagtgaaatgagagaaagaaagacagaggaagagaggatgagatagaaaaataaagaggaagaaagagaggaagagagagaaaaagaagaaagagagaggaagagagaaaaagaagagatggaggaagagagggagagaaaaaagaaaagagaggaagaaagggagagagaaatagagagtggaagggagagggaggaagacagagacagagggaggaagagagagaaaaagagagcaagagaaaatatagagtggaagagagaaaaggagaagaagaagagagaaagagaaaggggaagagagaagaatagagagaaaaagaagacagaggaagagagacaggggaagagagagaggaagaaagagagaaaaaagtggaagagacagtaggagagggaaaaatatagaatgggagagagagagagaaggacagagaaaaagaggaatgaagaaaaaaggagagagagaaaaaagaacaggagagagggaaagagagaggaagagagggggaaaagagaggaacagagagaaaatgaaaagagatgaagagagggaggaagagaagggggaaagagagaggaatagagggaagaaaagaaaagagagggagggagaaagggagaggggaaggaagagaaatagagagaaaatgaaaagagagatgagaggaagagaggggaatagagagaaaaagagagagagaggaagagggagaaaggaagagagagaagaagagagaggaatagagagaaaaagaagagaaagagagggagggagagagagaaaaagatagagtggaagagagaaaaagaaaaagagggaagagagagacagacagatggggaagagagggaaaaagaaaagagggaaagagaagaggaggagaaagggagagagagagagaggaatagagagatgaagagagggagagagaggaatagagagaaaaagaaaagagaggaagggagagagaaaaagaaaaagagaggaagggagaaaaaatagaggaagaaagaagaagggagggaaagagaaatatagagagtgggagagaaagtggaagaaagaaaaaatggagtggaaatgagagagagagagagagagagagagacacagtgggagagagaatggaagacagaggaaaaatagagtggaagagagagcgaggaagagagagtgggagagagacagaaagaaagagaggaagagagagtgaaagagaaatatagagagtgggagagagagttgaggagagagagaaaatgaagagaaagaagaagagagagaaaaagagggagaggaagagagaaaaagagagggagaaagggagacagaggaagagaggaagaaaagaaatatagaaagggtaagagagagaggaagagagtgtgtgtgaaggagggaaggaaagagaaagaaaaagagagagaaaaaagatagttgaagaaggagagaggggtagagagacatgagagagagagagggacacagaTAAAGAGACACGGAGGGAGAGCGGGGAGGAgaagagacggagagagagacacagagggagagaggcatagaaaaaaagagagaaaaagagcaagagaggaagatgggggaaagagaggaagagaaaaagaagacacagacagaggagggagggagagagagagagaaaagagagagagaggaaagaaggagagaggaggagagaggggaaagaagagaggggggaaagagagagagaaaaagagaaagaaagaggaagagagaaaaagaagagagaggggaaagaaaaaagaaaggaagaaaagagagggagaaatatagagagtggaagagacagggaggaaaaaggagaagaaaacagaggaagagagagtgaaagagagtggaaaagagagaaaaaagagtggaagagaaagaggggaagaagggaaagagaaaaagaagaggagaaagaggaagagatagagagggggaaaaagaaagggagaggaagacaggaagagagtgagatgagagaaaggaagagagaaaggagagagggtgggatagaaaaaataaagaagaagaagagagaggaagagagaaagaagaaagtgagaggaagagagaagaagagagggggagagagagagggaaaaagaaaaagagaaagagaggagaaagggagagagaaatatagagtggaagagagagggaggaagagagatagaggaaaaa harbors:
- the LOC127542677 gene encoding uncharacterized protein LOC127542677 is translated as MSLSHSSLSHVSLLPPLLLRLSFFSLFFFPSPSLPHTHSLRLLHFLYFSLPLFPLSPFSLYFSLFLSLFFSLASTLFLSLLLSFHISLPPLSLPLFIFLSSSLFLPLFLYSSLSLSSPSLTPSLHFFIPLYLSLFPSPSLPLFSFSLSSPVCLSLSLSPPSLFTSFLFPSLPLCLSLSSLFLFLSSSLFHSIFFLSSSLSFSLFPLSSPLLLFLPPSIFLSLFSFSLNSSFFFFSLFLSPLFLFLPLFPSFSLSLSLFSLSSFVLSPPLFLPLFFSRSPCFSPSLPLSLPPLVSFFSLLLCLSPSLSTSLCPSPPPSLSIFVSLPSLSFLSVFFLSLFLSFLPLSLSFTL